In the genome of Eggerthella sp. YY7918, one region contains:
- a CDS encoding energy-coupling factor transporter transmembrane protein EcfT, with the protein MGRTGLLDGGREGHLHPLTLFALTLLALIQAFLANQLVYALVLALSFLVLLDVSPASFLRQLALFAVACGVVQLILHVDIGYVTSIFLGVAVLVVRVFPVVNIGCALMMTSSSKLLASMRKLHVPNRAAVGAVIGLRFLDEMGGRVKEIKRGMRVRGLRPSPLRPVHAFELYFVPLVYKCLHVSETLVSSVISKGIEADCEKTSYRSLSFGLLDGAALGVGVVLLGVAVWM; encoded by the coding sequence ATGGGGCGAACGGGTCTGCTCGACGGCGGGCGCGAGGGGCATCTGCACCCGCTGACGCTCTTCGCGCTGACGCTTCTGGCGCTCATCCAAGCGTTTCTCGCCAATCAGCTGGTATATGCCCTCGTTCTGGCGCTGTCGTTTCTCGTCCTTTTGGACGTCTCGCCGGCGTCCTTCTTGAGGCAGCTCGCGCTCTTTGCGGTGGCATGCGGGGTCGTGCAGCTGATCCTGCATGTCGACATCGGCTATGTCACGAGCATCTTCCTGGGCGTGGCGGTTTTGGTGGTGAGGGTCTTCCCCGTCGTCAACATCGGTTGCGCCCTCATGATGACGAGCTCCTCTAAGCTTCTGGCGAGCATGCGCAAGCTGCACGTTCCGAACAGAGCCGCAGTCGGCGCAGTCATAGGGTTGCGCTTCCTCGACGAGATGGGCGGCCGCGTGAAGGAGATAAAGCGCGGGATGCGGGTTCGCGGGCTGCGCCCGAGCCCGCTTCGTCCCGTGCACGCCTTCGAGCTCTACTTCGTTCCCCTTGTGTACAAGTGCCTGCACGTGAGCGAGACGCTCGTCTCCTCCGTGATTTCGAAAGGAATCGAAGCGGACTGCGAAAAGACGAGCTACCGAAGTCTCTCCTTCGGTCTGCTTGACGGAGCCGCCTTGGGCGTCGGAGTCGTTCTTTTGGGGGTCGCGGTATGGATGTGA
- a CDS encoding MptD family putative ECF transporter S component, whose translation MKLKDIATIAVLGVIGFALGMGVGMITGMFGALSMYVSAGFAAFFVGPVYTIMARKVQKRGTAFCFWLIYGVLYAIMGFAVATPLCLIAGIVAEIIAGDYGNKKRVWLSFSASMFIYSMHMIVFVLVLGSDGLATFVESISLEQAQQMVAMYTVDMMVICVLINIVTELLAGRFGMFINDKFFEKGAKESRLG comes from the coding sequence ATGAAACTGAAGGACATCGCGACAATAGCGGTACTGGGAGTGATCGGATTTGCCCTCGGGATGGGCGTCGGCATGATAACAGGCATGTTCGGCGCGCTTTCCATGTACGTCTCGGCGGGATTTGCGGCCTTCTTCGTCGGTCCCGTTTACACCATCATGGCGCGCAAGGTGCAAAAACGGGGGACGGCCTTCTGCTTCTGGTTGATCTACGGCGTGCTCTACGCGATCATGGGCTTTGCCGTCGCGACGCCCCTGTGCCTGATCGCGGGCATCGTCGCAGAGATCATCGCCGGCGACTACGGAAACAAGAAGAGGGTGTGGCTGTCGTTTTCGGCATCGATGTTCATCTACTCGATGCACATGATAGTGTTCGTGCTCGTTCTGGGATCCGATGGGCTGGCGACTTTCGTCGAGAGCATCTCGCTTGAACAGGCGCAGCAGATGGTGGCGATGTACACGGTCGATATGATGGTCATCTGCGTGCTGATCAATATTGTGACCGAGCTTCTGGCCGGGCGTTTCGGAATGTTCATTAACGACAAGTTCTTCGAAAAGGGCGCGAAGGAAAGCAGGCTGGGTTGA